CACCTCTCCCTTGCGTACGTCGAAGCTGACATCCTTCAGGACGGAGACGCCGTTGAAGCCCTTGGAGATGGAGCGCATCTGGACGACATTGTCTGCGGTGTTCATATTCTGCCCTTTCGGTGCCGGTGCGGGGGTAAGGGCCCCGCCCCGGTCGGGTCTGGCTATTGCTTGTAGGACTCTTGGATGTCCTTGGGAGCGTCCTCGTGGTAGACCTGCTTCCATGCTTCGAGGACGTTGGAGTGGTCCACGGGGAGGGCGCTCAGTGCAACGTATGCCGGAGCTTCCTTGCCGATCAGTGCCCCTGCTGCGAGCCGCGCTTCCGTAACACCTTGGTCGAAGGGGACCTGGGCGCCGAGGCCGACGACGAGCTCGTTCTTGGCCAAGGCGATGGCCACGTTCTTTCCGAGGTCCTCAGTGGCGATCTTCAAATCCTGGCGGCCTGCGGCGCGCGCTGCGGCCATGACGCCTTCTGCGGGGACGTCCCATACGGCCCAGATTCCGGCCAGGTCGGGATACTTGCTGATCATGGCGTTGGCAGCCGCCTGGGCGTCTCCTGCAAAGTCAGGGCCAGCGATACCCTTCTCTTCCACGATCTGGATCTCCGGGTATTCCTTGGTGATCGTGTCCTTGAATCCTTCATGGCGTTGTTTGGTGACGAAGAAGTCGGCCTGGTGGTAGACAAGCCCCACCTTTCCCTTGCCACCGAGCGCTTTGGCCATTTGGTGGGCTGACACGACACCGTTGCCATAGTTGTCAGCCGAGACAACCGAAACGTAATCCTTGCCGGCTGTCAGTCCCTGGGGGACGTTGTCCATGAAGACGAGCTTCGTGCCGGTGGCCGCTGCCTTCTTGTATGCGGAAGCTGTGGCCACGGGGTCTGTGGGGATGGAGATGATCACGTCCGGGTTTTGCGTCATGACTGTTTCGATGTCCGAAACCTGCTTGTCCGGCTTGAAGTTCGCGTCTGTCGTGGCGATGACCTTGATACCGAGCTTGTCCAGTTCGCTCTTGAGTCCATTGACTTGGGCCGTGGCCCAGTCATTGCCGCCGTAGTGCATCACGATCGCTGCTTTGGCGTTCAGGCCTTTGATCTTCTCGATTTCTTCGGGCGTCAGGTCGGCCACGGAGGCCGGGGACGGCGTCTCGCCGTTAGGGCCTTTGCTCAACACCTGGCCCTTGATCTTCTCGAGGGCCAGTTGGGCTTTCTCGGACACGCCGGAGTCGGGGGCGTTTGAGGTTCCAGTTGCCGAACTGCTGCACGAGGCGACGGAAAGTGACAGGACTGCTGCCACGGCCAGGATGGGAAGCCTGCGGATCATCATTGTTCTCCAGTGCTTTTGATTGGGTTGATGGATGGATGGTTTGGATTGTCAGGCGAGAGCCAGGGCCAGTGCCGTTGGAACGGGGGACAGGACCAGTCCGCCTGTTGCCGCCGCCGTCCGGACAGCGGCTGCTTTGTCCGAGGCCCTCAGGAGGGCTTCGGCATGTGCTTTCTCGACAAAGAAGCCGACTGAACAGGGCCCGTGGTTGGACTGGACCCATGTCACCGCTTCGCTTGCAGCGGTGGCGATTTCCCTGGCCTCTTTTGCGACGGGGCCGCCGATGGTGGAGACCGTTTCGGCTGAGCCGAAGTCGTCGACCGTGATGACCAGGCTGGCCCATAGGCCGAGGCCGTCGAAGACGCCCAGTACTGCGGAGGAACCGGGGGAGACGAAGGTGCTTACTGCCCCGCCAAGGTCGTTGCGGGCAGCGTCCGTGAGGAGCACTTCCAGATTCGTCCACTGGTCGTGGTCGATATGCCGAAACCCCGCGGTGGGGTGGAGCGCGAGTACGTCTGCGACACTGCCAGGCATTCCGCTCCTTCCTCATTGAATATCGGGGTCGTAAACGCTAACGAGATCAGACCGTAAACGTTTACGGAAGCGATCGTAAACGTTTACGGTGATGAGTGTCAAACCTCACAGCAGCGGAGTGTGGGAACTCGGCGACTCAATCCGTCAACGTAGGATGAGGAGGCAGGAAGTCCGCCGCCGGCGTTGATACGGCGGCGCGAGACAGGAGAGAGCATGGCAGACGCTGGAGTCCCGCACGGAGCGAACGGACGTGGTCCGGAAGTCGCGTTACGCCGGAAGCCAACCATCAACGACGTAGCAAAAGTTGCCGGAGTTTCGTTTGGGACTGTCTCACGCGTCCTCAACGACGCACCGGATGTCAGTGCCGCCACCCGCCAACGCGTTCTGCAGGTCATCCAGGACATCGGATATCGCCGAAACAGGGCGGCAACCGCGCTGGTCACGAGCCGGTCTACTTCCATCGGCATCGTCACTGACGGTTCCCCCCGGTTCGGCCCCGTCGGGACGCTGATGGCCTTGGAAAACGTCGCCCGAAAGAAGGGCTATGCCACAACCGTGATCAGTGCCGAAACGCCGTACGCGGATTCCGTACAAGCGGCGCTCGACACCCTCGACGACATTGGCGTCGGCGGGATCATCGTTATTGCACCGGTGGTCGACATGGCATCAGCTGTATGGAACGCTACGTGCCGGGTGCCTGTGGAGATGATTGCCGCGGGAGCGTCGTCGACCCCCAACGTCTTCACATACTCCGAAAACCAGGAGCTTGGAGCACGTCTGGCCACCCAGCACCTCATCGACCTGGGCCACACCGACATTGCCCACCTGGCTGGATCCATGGACTGGTTCGACGGTCGGGTCCGAAAGCGCGGCTGGGAGGCAGCACTGCGTGACGCCGGCCTACCGCAGGGGTTCTGCACCGAAGGGGATTGGAGTCCGCGCTGGGCTTACGAAACCGGCCTCCAGCTTGTGCGGGGAGGGAAGATCCCGCAGGCGATCTTCGCCGCGAGCGACCATACAGCCCTCGGACTCATCCGCGCTTTCACTGAGAACGGCGTCCGCGTCCCGGAGGACGTCAGTGTGGTTGGGTTTGACGATATTGAAGGTTCAGATTATTTCCTGCCGCCGTTGACCACAGTGCGGCAGGACTTCACCGCCCTGGCGCTAATGAGCATGGAGGTGCTCGTGGGGGCCATGGAGGGTCGGGAAGTGGACCGCACTCCTACCGCGCCAACGCTGGTTGTTCGCAACAGCTCCACGCGGGCAGCAAGGAGTCCGTCTCCCAAGTAATCGACAACGCGATCGTCACCGCTCAATCACGAGCACGCCGCTGTGGGCTGACCATGGAAAGCCTGTTGACGGTCCTCAGGCAGTTCGCCGCTTCCTGAAGGCCTTGAACGCGGCGACCAGGCCGCCGGCCGCCAAAGCCCAGGGAACGCCGGCGATGATGGGATCCATCCACTGATGGCTCAGGTCGGTGCGCTTTCTCCCAAACCTGGAACTCACCCCATGACGTGAAAATTCACTCAATACGCCGGTCTCAGTGATCGGGTTGTCCGGGCGTAGGGTGGCCAAAGATCGAAGGTGGTGTTCCCAGGCATCGATCCGGTCCCCGGCAATGAGGAGCAGCCAGTGGGCAGCGCGGCCCTCACTGTACTTATAGGCGTATTTCCGGACAGCCCCCGAAACACCCTTGGGAGGGGCGGAAGTGCCGAAAACAGGTGTGACGAACGCGTGTTCAACCGACCGCTCCCGCGGCCACCTCTCTTCCTGGCGTTCGGGGAAGTCCCAGCGGGCTCCTGTCTGGATGCCGGGCTGCTCACGAGGGTACGATGGCCGGTCGGCCGGGTCGAGGTCCGCGCCCCATCCCGGGATGCGGGCACGGAGGTCTTCGGCAGGCTCCTTCAGCGCTGGCCCAATGGAGGCGGTATACGGGGTCGGGATCTCGTCCATGTTGGTCGTCCTTTCAGGCTGGATTGGGGACGATGAGCGGCTTGATGCAGTCATCGAGCTTGGCTGAGAAGATGTGGTAACCCTCGGCAATGTGCTCCAGCGGGATGCGGTGGGTGACGATGTCGCTTGGTTTCAGGTAACCGTTCCGGATGTGTTCGAACAACCTGGGCCACTGCCTTTTGACCGGACACTGGTTCATCCGGAGGGTGAGGCCCTTATTCATGGCATCGCCGAACTTCACTGCGCTGAAAAGCGGTCCATATGCGCCTACCACCGACACTGTGCCGCCTTTTCGGACGGAGTCGATTGCCCAGTTCAGCGCGATGGGGGAGCCGCCCTGCAGCTTCAGTTTTGCGGCTGTTACGTGTTGGAGGAAGTTGCCGTCCGCCTCGGCCCCGACGGCGTCGATGACGACGTCGGCGCCCAGGTAGTCGGTAGTCTTCTTCAGGTGCACCACGATGTCGTCGTACTCCACGAAGTTGTACGTTTCTGCGTGCGCGAAGGTGCGGGCTTTCTCGAGCCGGTACTCCAGGTGGTCGATAACGATCACCCGGCCCGCCCCCATCAGCCACGCTGACTTGGCGGCGAACAGGCCCACAGGACCGGCGCCGAACACCACCACCGTGTCGCCTTCTGCGATGTCGCCCAGTTGGGCACCGAAGTAGCCTGTCGGCAGGGCGTCGGTGAGCAGCAGCGCGTCCTCGTCATCCATCCAGTCCGGGATCAAACCTGGCCCGACGTCGGCGAAAGGGACGCGCACGAACTCTGCCTGGCCGCCGTCGTACCCTCCGCACGTGTGCGAGTAGCCGTAGATGCCGCCGACGGCGGTGGCGTTGGGGTTGACGTTGTGGCAGTTGGAGTAGAGTCCGCGGGTGCAGAAGTAGCACGATCCGCAATAGATGTTGAACGGCACCATGACCCGGTCTCCGGGCTTGAACCGCTCCACCGACGGCCCAACTTGCTCCACTACGCCGATGAACTCGTGACCGAACGTCATTCCTACCCTCGTGTCCGGCATCATCCCGTGGTAGAGATGCAGGTCGGACCCACAGATAGCGGCTAACGTCACCCGCACGATCGCATCGTTTGGATGCTCGATCGGTGGCATGTCTTTCTCTTCCACGCGCACCTTGTAGGGCCCCCGATACACCATTGACTTCATCAGTACCGCCTCCGGAAAATTGTTTGCTCCGACATTCGAGATCCCCTGTCCGGTTTTATGCGTTTGAAGGGTGGAGGACCACCTTGGTCCAGCCGTCTTCGCGGTTGTCGAAGTTCTTGTAGCCCTCGGGTGCTTGATCCAGGGGCAGCTCGTGGCTGACGAGGAAGGAGGGGCTGGCTTTTCCGCCGGCAATGAGGTCGCGCAGGGCCCGGTTGTACTTTTTCACCGGGCACTGTCCCGAACCCATGGTTTGTCCCTTGAACCAGTAGTTCCCGTAGTCGAAGGCCACTTGGCCTTCCTTGGCGAGTTTGTCCGGGGCGCCGGGGTCTTGGGGCAGGAACACGCCCACCACACCCAGGCCGCCGACAAACCGGACGGAGTCCACGAGCCGGTTCAGCGTCATGTTGGCATGTTCGTTGCCTTCAGTATCGTGCGCCTGGTACCCAACGCACTCGCAGCCCCGGTCGGCCCCGAATCCCATGGTCTGGTCCTTAACGAACTCCACTGGGTCCACTGCGGAATCATCCACGGGAATGGCACCGATCTGTTCTGCCAGCTTCAAGCGGTCGCTTTGGCGGTCCACGACCATGACCTTGCCAGCCCCTTTGATGATGGCCGAGTAGGCCGCCATGAGCCCCACAGGTCCAGCACCATAGATGACTACGGAATCCCCGGGGTACACCCCGGCCATCTCCGTGGCGTGCCAGCCGGTGGGGAAGATGTCTGCGACCATCACGTAGTCGAGTTCCTTCTCCGCAGCGTCTTCGCCCAGGCGCAAGCAGTTGAAGTCACCGTATGGTACGCGCAGGTACTCAGCCTGGCCGCCTTGGTAGGGTCCCATGTCCGCGAAACCGTAGGCCGCGCCGGCGAGCTTGGGTTCAGGCTGCATGGTGAGGCAGTAGTTGGTGAAACCACGTTCGCAGTTTTTACAGAACCCGCAGGCAATATTGAACGGCAGAACCACCCTTTCGCCAACTTTGACTTTGTCCACGGCAGGGCCGACCTCGACCACCTCACCGAGGTTTTCATGGCCAAAAGTACGCCCGGTTTCGAAGCTGGTCCGGCCTTCGTACATGTGGAGGTCCGAGCCGCAAATATTGGTTGTCGTAATCCGCACCAGAACGTCGGCGGGGTGCTCTATTTTGGCATCAGGAACGTCCTCGACGCTGACGTCGTTTGGCCCTTTGTAAACTACTGCTTTCATTTTTCTGCCCTTTTCTTTTTGCCCATGCTGATTCGACCATGTCGATGGTGCTTCCGGCGGGGGAGTCGCAGAATAGTGCGGAGCCCTGACCGGAGTGATGGCGCAGCCGTCACCCGGCTGAAGGGTGCTAAGTCAGCGAGGAAATGGGGGAATGCAGGTTCTTGCCTGTGAATCGCTTCCAGGGGGCTGGTAGGCCCAAGGCCTTCGGGCGGCAGTCTGTCAAGGACAATTTTCCTGCCGGTCCGTCCGCAAAAGAGAAACTGATTGAACCTCAATACTAAGCACACTTACTATGGGTGTCGAGGGTTAACCCAAAAAGAATTGACCAGTCCGTTTACGTCCTACAGCGGTTTCCGCCGGAACAGGGGAAAAGACATGAAATCTGGCCGCTCGATCCGTGTCACGCCCCTCCGGGTAGCGGAGCTGATAGCCGAGGGGGCGCCGATGCCCGTCTATGTCCACGTGATTGAGCATCCTGATGCCCGCGTCCTGGTGGACACAGGCATGACGGAGCTTCATCCGGCGGTTGCCGACATGGACCCCCGGCTTTTCCCCTTAGGAGAGCAGGGCTTTGACATCGGCAGCATCGACATAGTGGTCAACACACACCTGCACTTCGACCACTGCGGAGGTAACCATCTCTTTGCCGGCAAGCCCATTTATGTCCAGGGCCAGGAGCTGGACGACGCCCGGACCCTTGATGACTACACCATCCGTGAATGGGTGGACGCGCCCGGGGTCACCTATGTGCCGGTCGATAAGGAGCTCGAGCTGCTTCCCGGTCTTCGGCTCTTGCCGGCACCCGGCCACACCCGCGGCTCCCAGGTGGTGGCCATCGACGGCGACAAGCACCCCACGATCATCGCAGGGGACACAGCGGTGTGGTTCGATGACCTCGATAACCCCCGTACGGAGGGACAGCACCTGGTGCGTTCATTGAACCCGGAGGCTGTGTGGCTTACGCACCAGCATGAGCCGTGGAGGCCCGTCACAAGCGGCCCCTGACGCACGCGGGATCCAATGGGTCCGGTGGAGGCAGTTCAGCAGAGATGGTCGAATTCTCCCCGGGACCAGGCGTCGTGCCGTTGGGCGGAGTTGAGCAACACTTCCTTGGCGCCTGATGGGATCTTGTTGTTGAAGTTGCCATAGATCCGGTCAAACTCCAGGTCGCCGAGCTGCGCGGCGATGCGCAGAGCCACGGAACCTGAGAGCGGGAGATGGTTGGGGTAGCTTCGCATGAAGGCAACGGAACGGCGATCGGGGTTGGGAAAGACGCTGTCCCCGGTCAGCAGTACCCCTCTACCGTCCGCACCAGGCGCCCAGTGCGCCACGGCACTACCGGGAAAGTGGCCGCCGGTTTGGTGAAGCACCAGACCGTCCGCAATGGTTCTGCTGCCTGACCAGAGGGTGACGTTCGGGCTTCCGCGGCCCAACCATTCCCTGTCGGCTTCGGACACGAGGACCGGGGCGCCCCCCAGCCTGTTGGACCATTCGACCTGCACACCAAACATGTGCGGATGGCTGGCGGCGATGGCCAGGACGGGACCGTGTTCCAGGATGGCGCCAACTGCGTGATCGTCAACGTAGCCAACCGGATCCCACAACAGCGATCCGGCAGGAGTCACCACAAGCTGGGCCGTTTGGCCGATCCCCACCTTGGGCTGGGTCCCGATGCTTACGAGGCCAGGCTCGCTTTCCATCAGGGTGGTGTGGTGTCCGCTCTTGGCGAGTTCGTCGAGCGTGGTCCAATGCTGACCGGCCTCGGGCACATACTGTCGCTCGTCCATGCAGATAGGACAGAGGGCCGGAGCTGGTTCATCTCGTTCAACAGCGCAGGTGGAGCAGATCAGCATGGGCCCAGACTATGGCACGGCGTGGCAGCGCCGGAAGGGGTGCCCTGCCTCAGCGATGCTGCCCCGAACCGTAGTATTCTCCGAGTTTGGCGAGTCCTTCGTCGATTGAAACGGCCGGCTTCCAGTCCAGGAGTTGCTGCGTTTCGCGCTGGTCGAACCAGTGCGCAGTAGAGAGCTGCTCAGCGAGGAACCTGGTCATCGGCGGCTCTTCTGTTCGTCCTGCCAGGATCCAGAGTTTCTCGACCACCGAGCCAACCGCCCGGGCCACACGGCCCGGTACAGCCCATGCAGGGGCCGGAACCCCACCTGCAGCGCAAATGCCGGCAAGCAGTTCCCCGATGGGCCGGGGCTCACCGTTAGTGACCACCAGGGCTTTGCCATGTACATGGTCCATACGGTGCAGTGCGGTGACAATGGCCGAGGCCGCGTTGTCCACGTAGGTGGTGTCGATCAGGGCTGCGCCGGCGTCCAGCAGCGGCAGCCGCCCTTGCTTTGCGCGGGCGAGAACGCGCTCCACGAGCTGGGTGTCACCCGGTCCCCACACGACGTGCGGGCGGATCGCAGTGACACGGAAATCGGACGCATCCGCCGCGAGTGCCAGCAGTTCGGCCTCTGCCTTGGTCCGGGAATAGTGGCCGTGGGCATGCTTGGGGTCGGCCGGACCGGCTGCCAGACCGGCGATGGCGGCACCTGAATTGGCTACGGAGGGTGAGGACACGAAGACCACGTCGCGTACCCCGGCGGCCCTGGCCGCGGAGAGCACATGGGCTGTCCCGCGGACGTTGACGTGGTCGAACTCGGCCGCCCTGCCCGTGAACGACACTTTGGCGGCGAGATGGATCACCCCGTCCACGCCCTTGAGGGCGCTGCGAAGCGCATCAGCGTCCGTGACCGACCCCCGCACGTCAGTGACGCCGTCGATCCCGGAAGGGCTTCGTTGGAATGTCGTGACGTTATGGCCCTGCCGCACCAGCAGCCGGGCCACCTCCCGCCCCAGCAAGCCGCTGGCGCCTGTGACCAGGACCTTCATGGTTTGCCCGGTCGGCCGCCGGCCAGCACCAGTGCAGCCCAAGCGGACAGCCGGGTCCTGTCTATTTTGGCGTTGTGCCGGATATCCGTGGGCTGGTTGGGAACCACCAAGACGGCAGAGACATCGACGCCGGCTTGCCGGGCGGCGGCGCGGACGCGGTGCGCCAGATGCGGCGCGGCGGGTCCGGCCTTCCGGACCGGAGGGACGGTCTCGACGACGGCGACAATCGCCTGGGTGCCCGCAGGACCAACGCCGGCCACGGCGGCCAGCCCCACACCGTCCAAGCGCTCGACGGCCTGCTCCGCACCAACAGGCGTCACTGCCTTGCCTGGCGCGGTGACGACATGCTGCAGGCGGCCTTCGACCCAGAGGCGGCCTTCGGCGTCGAAATGCCCTACGTCCCCGGTCCGGTGCCAGCCGACAGGATTGGTGCTCCCTTGCTGGGTCAACCAGAGCCGGTCGTAGGAGTCCTTCACATGGGGTGCGCTGACCAGGACCTCGCCCGTCACGCCGGCCTCCGTCACGGGCTGGGAACCTGATGCGGTTCCGTCCTCAGCGAGCGGGATGACGGCAATGCGGGCGCCGTGGACCGGCGTGCCCACGCAGACGCCGTTGCCGGCTCCCTTGATGGTCCCGATGGCGGCTTCGGCGGCCTGTATCTCCTGGAGGCTGATGTCGGTGACGGGGAGGGCTTCGGTCATCCCGTACGGCGTGTGCAGCGAGGCGCCCGGCAACAACTGCTGCACCTGCGCCAAGAGGGGCTCCGGGATGGGTGCACCGGCCGAGAGGAGCAACTGCACCCCGGCCAGGGCTGTTTGGCCCGCTTCGCTGATCCCGTCGTGCGTGGCCAGCACGTTACGCAATGCTGCCGGGGCGGCGAAGACCACCGTGGCGTCGATCGCAGCAACGGCATCTGCCAGGGCGCGGGCAGTCAGGGTGCGGGGGGCAGTAACGTCCATGTCCGGGGTGACCGAGACGGCACCCAGGGCGGGACCCAGCAGGGCAAACGGAGCGAAGCCTGCCACGAGCCGGGCGCCCGGACGGATGTCGAAGGTTTTCGCCAGCGTATCCCGCGTCGCAGCCAATTGCCGGTGCGTGTAGAGAACGCCCTTGGCGGGGCCTGTTGATCCGGACGTGAACAGCACGGCCGCTGGAGCCTCGGGATCCACGGCAGCGTGATGCACGTCCAAACCGCCCCCGCTGCGCCGGGCGAACGCTGTAAGCGAGGTTTCAACCCGAAGAAGTCGACGGCGGGTGGCTGGCAGGTCCTGGACGCTGATCCGACGCCCCGGCCAACCGAGCGCGGCGGCTGCAGCAAGTGCCCTGTCGATGCCGATCAGGAAATCCGGTGTTGCCCCTTTGACAGCGCGGCTCAGGCCTTTGGTTCCGAGCCCGGCGTCCGCCACGACCACCACGGCGCCCAGTCGAAGGCAGGCATAGAGTGCCACTGTCAGGTCCACGCCCGGCGGAACCATGAGGCTTACGCGGCTGCCACTGACGACACCGGCTTCCCGAAGTCCTGCCGCCGTGTCCAGCACCCTGCGGTTGAGCCCGTGCCAGCTCAGCGACCTCGCAACGCTGCCATCGGCTCCCATTTCAGCGACGGCGGTATCGGCGCCGGAGGCAGACTCCGCCAGGGTGCCGAGCTCGTCCCATAGGGGGCGGAAAGCAGCCAGCTCCGGGGCGGCTTCTCCCGTCACCACGGCGTCCGGACGGGTGCCTGCGCTGTGTTGGGTTCCGTCCTGTGCGTGCCGTGCCAACCATTGGAAAACAGGCGTGGCAATGTCGCGGTCTTCTGCGAGCAGGTGGCCTGCCCCTTCGAAGCGGTGGACCTCCGCGTGGGGAAGCCGGCCGATAAGGTCCTTGAGGTAGCGGTCGGAGAAAATAGGGTCGCGCGGGCCCCAGAGCATCAAAGCGGGGACCTTTACTTCGCGCAGGCCCTCGGCCACGGCTTCAAGCGCCGGGAAGCTGGGGTGGTTGGCGTCAGTGGGAATGTCGGCCACGAAATTTCCCACGCCACTGCGACGGTGCGGACCCTTGTAGGGGGCCATGTACGCTTTCCGGACGTCAGCGGGCAGCGGAGGGGACGCCAGGGAATGCGTGACCCGCAGGAAAGCATCGGACGTCGTCGTCCCCCAGGAGTGGACGGCCGGGTGCAAGGCGAGCCGCAGTGCGGGCGGGATCTTGGATTCTGATGGCTGGTGGACCGCTGTGTTGGTGAGGATCACTCCGGTCAGCTCAGTGGGGTGGGCCAACGCCCAGCCGAGGCTGATCACACCTCCCCAGTCGTGGCCGACAGTGACCACGGGGCCTTCCAGGCCCAAGGCATCGGTGAGGTCGCCCAGGTCATTGATCCTGTCGGCGAGGCGGCGGAATTCGCCGGTACGTTCCGAGTAGCCCATGTCCAGTTGGTCAACTGCGATGACGCGCCAAGGCTGGGTGGGATCGGTTCCGGCGGCCAGCAGTGTTCGCCACAGATAGGACCAGGTGGGGTTCCCATGCACGCAGAGCAGGGTGCCGGCGGGGGTAAGGCCGCGCCGCGCGAGCTGTTCGCCGTTGTCCAGGAGATGCCATTGACGAACGGTTCCGGGAGCATCCACGGCGGAAGTGGAGGGCGCGTCAATTGTCCGTGACCATTCGGGGCGTACGC
This Paenarthrobacter sp. GOM3 DNA region includes the following protein-coding sequences:
- a CDS encoding zinc-dependent alcohol dehydrogenase encodes the protein MKSMVYRGPYKVRVEEKDMPPIEHPNDAIVRVTLAAICGSDLHLYHGMMPDTRVGMTFGHEFIGVVEQVGPSVERFKPGDRVMVPFNIYCGSCYFCTRGLYSNCHNVNPNATAVGGIYGYSHTCGGYDGGQAEFVRVPFADVGPGLIPDWMDDEDALLLTDALPTGYFGAQLGDIAEGDTVVVFGAGPVGLFAAKSAWLMGAGRVIVIDHLEYRLEKARTFAHAETYNFVEYDDIVVHLKKTTDYLGADVVIDAVGAEADGNFLQHVTAAKLKLQGGSPIALNWAIDSVRKGGTVSVVGAYGPLFSAVKFGDAMNKGLTLRMNQCPVKRQWPRLFEHIRNGYLKPSDIVTHRIPLEHIAEGYHIFSAKLDDCIKPLIVPNPA
- a CDS encoding glutathione-independent formaldehyde dehydrogenase, with protein sequence MKAVVYKGPNDVSVEDVPDAKIEHPADVLVRITTTNICGSDLHMYEGRTSFETGRTFGHENLGEVVEVGPAVDKVKVGERVVLPFNIACGFCKNCERGFTNYCLTMQPEPKLAGAAYGFADMGPYQGGQAEYLRVPYGDFNCLRLGEDAAEKELDYVMVADIFPTGWHATEMAGVYPGDSVVIYGAGPVGLMAAYSAIIKGAGKVMVVDRQSDRLKLAEQIGAIPVDDSAVDPVEFVKDQTMGFGADRGCECVGYQAHDTEGNEHANMTLNRLVDSVRFVGGLGVVGVFLPQDPGAPDKLAKEGQVAFDYGNYWFKGQTMGSGQCPVKKYNRALRDLIAGGKASPSFLVSHELPLDQAPEGYKNFDNREDGWTKVVLHPSNA
- a CDS encoding hydrolase, which gives rise to MLICSTCAVERDEPAPALCPICMDERQYVPEAGQHWTTLDELAKSGHHTTLMESEPGLVSIGTQPKVGIGQTAQLVVTPAGSLLWDPVGYVDDHAVGAILEHGPVLAIAASHPHMFGVQVEWSNRLGGAPVLVSEADREWLGRGSPNVTLWSGSRTIADGLVLHQTGGHFPGSAVAHWAPGADGRGVLLTGDSVFPNPDRRSVAFMRSYPNHLPLSGSVALRIAAQLGDLEFDRIYGNFNNKIPSGAKEVLLNSAQRHDAWSRGEFDHLC
- a CDS encoding substrate-binding domain-containing protein produces the protein MMIRRLPILAVAAVLSLSVASCSSSATGTSNAPDSGVSEKAQLALEKIKGQVLSKGPNGETPSPASVADLTPEEIEKIKGLNAKAAIVMHYGGNDWATAQVNGLKSELDKLGIKVIATTDANFKPDKQVSDIETVMTQNPDVIISIPTDPVATASAYKKAAATGTKLVFMDNVPQGLTAGKDYVSVVSADNYGNGVVSAHQMAKALGGKGKVGLVYHQADFFVTKQRHEGFKDTITKEYPEIQIVEEKGIAGPDFAGDAQAAANAMISKYPDLAGIWAVWDVPAEGVMAAARAAGRQDLKIATEDLGKNVAIALAKNELVVGLGAQVPFDQGVTEARLAAGALIGKEAPAYVALSALPVDHSNVLEAWKQVYHEDAPKDIQESYKQ
- a CDS encoding NAD-dependent epimerase/dehydratase family protein; protein product: MKVLVTGASGLLGREVARLLVRQGHNVTTFQRSPSGIDGVTDVRGSVTDADALRSALKGVDGVIHLAAKVSFTGRAAEFDHVNVRGTAHVLSAARAAGVRDVVFVSSPSVANSGAAIAGLAAGPADPKHAHGHYSRTKAEAELLALAADASDFRVTAIRPHVVWGPGDTQLVERVLARAKQGRLPLLDAGAALIDTTYVDNAASAIVTALHRMDHVHGKALVVTNGEPRPIGELLAGICAAGGVPAPAWAVPGRVARAVGSVVEKLWILAGRTEEPPMTRFLAEQLSTAHWFDQRETQQLLDWKPAVSIDEGLAKLGEYYGSGQHR
- a CDS encoding LacI family DNA-binding transcriptional regulator; the encoded protein is MADAGVPHGANGRGPEVALRRKPTINDVAKVAGVSFGTVSRVLNDAPDVSAATRQRVLQVIQDIGYRRNRAATALVTSRSTSIGIVTDGSPRFGPVGTLMALENVARKKGYATTVISAETPYADSVQAALDTLDDIGVGGIIVIAPVVDMASAVWNATCRVPVEMIAAGASSTPNVFTYSENQELGARLATQHLIDLGHTDIAHLAGSMDWFDGRVRKRGWEAALRDAGLPQGFCTEGDWSPRWAYETGLQLVRGGKIPQAIFAASDHTALGLIRAFTENGVRVPEDVSVVGFDDIEGSDYFLPPLTTVRQDFTALALMSMEVLVGAMEGREVDRTPTAPTLVVRNSSTRAARSPSPK
- a CDS encoding MBL fold metallo-hydrolase, producing the protein MKSGRSIRVTPLRVAELIAEGAPMPVYVHVIEHPDARVLVDTGMTELHPAVADMDPRLFPLGEQGFDIGSIDIVVNTHLHFDHCGGNHLFAGKPIYVQGQELDDARTLDDYTIREWVDAPGVTYVPVDKELELLPGLRLLPAPGHTRGSQVVAIDGDKHPTIIAGDTAVWFDDLDNPRTEGQHLVRSLNPEAVWLTHQHEPWRPVTSGP
- a CDS encoding alpha/beta fold hydrolase, whose protein sequence is MVTGTWPGVRPEWSRTIDAPSTSAVDAPGTVRQWHLLDNGEQLARRGLTPAGTLLCVHGNPTWSYLWRTLLAAGTDPTQPWRVIAVDQLDMGYSERTGEFRRLADRINDLGDLTDALGLEGPVVTVGHDWGGVISLGWALAHPTELTGVILTNTAVHQPSESKIPPALRLALHPAVHSWGTTTSDAFLRVTHSLASPPLPADVRKAYMAPYKGPHRRSGVGNFVADIPTDANHPSFPALEAVAEGLREVKVPALMLWGPRDPIFSDRYLKDLIGRLPHAEVHRFEGAGHLLAEDRDIATPVFQWLARHAQDGTQHSAGTRPDAVVTGEAAPELAAFRPLWDELGTLAESASGADTAVAEMGADGSVARSLSWHGLNRRVLDTAAGLREAGVVSGSRVSLMVPPGVDLTVALYACLRLGAVVVVADAGLGTKGLSRAVKGATPDFLIGIDRALAAAAALGWPGRRISVQDLPATRRRLLRVETSLTAFARRSGGGLDVHHAAVDPEAPAAVLFTSGSTGPAKGVLYTHRQLAATRDTLAKTFDIRPGARLVAGFAPFALLGPALGAVSVTPDMDVTAPRTLTARALADAVAAIDATVVFAAPAALRNVLATHDGISEAGQTALAGVQLLLSAGAPIPEPLLAQVQQLLPGASLHTPYGMTEALPVTDISLQEIQAAEAAIGTIKGAGNGVCVGTPVHGARIAVIPLAEDGTASGSQPVTEAGVTGEVLVSAPHVKDSYDRLWLTQQGSTNPVGWHRTGDVGHFDAEGRLWVEGRLQHVVTAPGKAVTPVGAEQAVERLDGVGLAAVAGVGPAGTQAIVAVVETVPPVRKAGPAAPHLAHRVRAAARQAGVDVSAVLVVPNQPTDIRHNAKIDRTRLSAWAALVLAGGRPGKP